A genomic segment from Thermodesulfobacteriota bacterium encodes:
- a CDS encoding adenylosuccinate synthase: MASVVVVGTQWGDEGKGKIVDLLSHHADYIVRFQGGNNAGHTLVVEGKQFIFHLIPSGILYEDKKCLIGNGVVLDPAVLLGEIEGLAASGIQVTPRRLGISERTHLIMPYHKALDLAAEAKAGGTRIGTTGRGIGPCYADKIARKGIKVGDLLDPELCRQKLSEVVEEKNFLLTRLYNAEPVDAEAIYAQYAAFGERLAPYVTNVSLELAGARRQGRHILFEGAQGTQLDIDHGTYPFVTSSNTVAGGACTGAGFGPTGIDAVLGICKAYTTRVGAGPFPSELHDATGDRLQSRGGEFGATTGRRRRCGWLDAVVVNEAVRLNGVTGLAITKLDVLSGEDFLQVGTSYQEDGRFFTAMPGNIRTVARLQPVYEELAGWREEIGGLRQLAALPQAARDYLQRIEELTGVPVWIVSVGPARDATLVLRNPFAA; encoded by the coding sequence ATGGCCAGTGTGGTGGTGGTGGGCACCCAATGGGGTGACGAAGGCAAAGGCAAGATCGTCGATCTGTTGTCCCACCATGCGGACTACATCGTTCGCTTCCAGGGCGGCAACAACGCCGGCCACACCCTGGTGGTGGAAGGCAAGCAGTTCATCTTCCATCTCATCCCCTCGGGCATCCTGTACGAAGACAAGAAGTGCCTGATCGGCAACGGCGTCGTTCTTGATCCGGCGGTGCTGCTAGGGGAGATCGAAGGCCTGGCGGCCAGTGGCATCCAGGTGACGCCGCGCCGGCTGGGGATCAGCGAGCGCACCCACCTGATCATGCCGTACCACAAGGCCCTGGATCTGGCGGCGGAGGCCAAGGCCGGCGGCACCAGGATCGGCACCACCGGCCGGGGCATCGGGCCGTGCTATGCCGACAAGATCGCCCGCAAGGGCATCAAGGTGGGGGATCTTCTCGATCCGGAGCTGTGCCGCCAGAAGCTTTCGGAAGTGGTGGAGGAGAAGAACTTCCTCCTCACCCGGCTCTACAACGCCGAGCCGGTGGATGCGGAGGCCATCTACGCCCAGTACGCGGCCTTTGGCGAGCGGCTGGCGCCGTACGTCACCAACGTCTCGCTGGAGCTGGCTGGCGCCCGGCGCCAGGGCCGGCATATCCTCTTCGAAGGCGCCCAGGGCACCCAGCTCGACATCGACCACGGCACCTACCCCTTTGTCACCTCCTCCAACACCGTGGCTGGGGGTGCCTGCACCGGCGCCGGCTTCGGCCCCACCGGCATCGATGCCGTGCTGGGCATTTGCAAGGCCTACACCACCCGGGTCGGCGCCGGCCCCTTCCCCAGCGAGCTCCATGATGCCACCGGTGACCGGCTGCAGAGCCGCGGGGGCGAATTCGGCGCCACCACCGGTCGCCGCCGGCGCTGCGGCTGGCTGGACGCGGTGGTGGTGAACGAGGCGGTGCGCCTCAATGGCGTCACTGGCCTCGCCATCACCAAGCTGGATGTGCTCTCGGGGGAGGACTTCTTGCAGGTGGGAACCAGCTACCAGGAGGACGGCCGCTTCTTCACGGCCATGCCGGGGAACATCCGCACCGTGGCCCGGCTGCAGCCTGTCTATGAGGAACTGGCCGGCTGGCGGGAGGAGATCGGCGGCTTGCGCCAGCTCGCCGCCCTGCCCCAGGCAGCCCGGGACTATCTGCAGCGCATCGAGGAGCTGACCGGCGTGCCGGTCTGGATCGTCTCGGTGGGGCCGGCCCGGGATGCGACCCTGGTGCTGCGCAACCCCTTT
- a CDS encoding response regulator — MDRKTILIIDDETSSIDLLSHALGQEYECAGALDGETALADIAAQPPDLILLDIMMPGMNGYEICRRLKADPQSRDIPVIFVTARGEVDDEAQGFALGAADYITKPFKLPIIRARVRTHLEIKAQRDQLRASISLMEHETEILRQKAELGIQAGCLAHDLNNILTLALGVRYLPDLLPDSVPEKAAVRAEAMEILGSVRLGCDICRGYTSYLRHVDETAVPQSVPELLQALDMYARRFRGKVHRELPTGRLLVRCKGHQLQRVFVNLFVNAMEALENRAEPEIRIRLWQEGQRVLASISDNGPGIPAAILPRIFEERFTTKPEGTGLGLFLVKQIVGAHNGTVQVQSVPGSGTTFTLSFPALAEE, encoded by the coding sequence ATGGACAGAAAGACGATTCTCATCATCGATGACGAGACCAGCTCCATCGACCTCCTGAGCCATGCCCTGGGGCAGGAGTACGAGTGTGCCGGCGCCCTGGACGGTGAAACAGCGCTGGCCGATATCGCCGCCCAGCCACCAGACCTCATCCTGCTCGATATCATGATGCCTGGGATGAACGGCTACGAGATCTGCCGGCGACTGAAGGCAGACCCCCAGAGCCGCGACATCCCGGTGATCTTCGTCACCGCCCGCGGCGAGGTGGACGACGAGGCGCAAGGCTTCGCCCTCGGGGCTGCGGACTACATCACCAAGCCCTTCAAGCTGCCCATCATCCGGGCCCGGGTTCGCACCCATCTCGAGATCAAGGCCCAGCGGGATCAGCTGCGGGCCAGCATCTCCCTCATGGAGCACGAGACGGAGATCCTCCGCCAGAAGGCCGAGCTGGGCATCCAGGCCGGCTGTCTGGCCCATGATCTCAACAACATCCTCACCCTGGCCCTGGGCGTGCGCTACCTCCCGGACCTCCTCCCGGACAGCGTGCCCGAGAAGGCCGCCGTAAGAGCCGAGGCCATGGAGATCCTGGGCAGTGTCCGGCTGGGCTGCGACATCTGCCGGGGCTACACCAGCTACCTGCGCCATGTTGACGAAACGGCGGTCCCCCAGTCGGTTCCCGAGCTGCTCCAGGCCCTGGACATGTATGCCCGGCGCTTCCGCGGCAAGGTGCACCGGGAGCTCCCCACCGGCCGGCTGCTCGTGCGCTGCAAGGGCCACCAGCTGCAACGGGTCTTCGTCAATCTCTTCGTCAACGCCATGGAAGCCCTGGAGAACCGGGCGGAGCCCGAGATCCGCATCCGGCTCTGGCAGGAGGGCCAGCGGGTCCTGGCGAGCATCAGCGACAACGGGCCCGGCATCCCCGCCGCCATCCTCCCCCGCATCTTCGAGGAGCGCTTCACGACCAAGCCGGAAGGCACGGGCCTTGGCCTCTTCCTGGTCAAGCAGATCGTCGGCGCCCACAACGGCACCGTCCAGGTGCAATCCGTGCCTGGCAGCGGCACGACCTTCACCCTGTCCTTCCCGGCGCTGGCCGAGGAATAG
- a CDS encoding HD domain-containing phosphohydrolase, translating into MADKAREAVMLVDDVEANIDLLTDVLGDDYQVFAALDGETALEDIANGPPDLILLDIMMPGLNGYEVCRRLKANPRTRDIPVIFLSALTGEDDEVAGLKLGAVDYIAKPFTPALVRARVRNHLELKKHRDGLAELVRARTRELAITKEVTIDGLAALAEYRDPETGGHIQRTKYYVRLLAEALRRQPRFQKALDEESLELLYKSAPLHDIGKVGVPDHILFKPGPLSAEEFTAMQKHAEYGANAIRRTEEKLPADSFLAFARQIAQTHHERWDGTGYPGGLRGDAIPLGGRLMALADVYDALISRRVYKAPLSHRRAVEIIIQGDGRTRPSHFDPEVLAVFAEQEAMFRQIAFEHADSQEERETLGC; encoded by the coding sequence ATGGCTGACAAGGCGCGGGAAGCGGTCATGCTTGTGGACGACGTGGAAGCCAATATCGACCTTCTGACCGATGTCCTGGGCGACGACTACCAGGTCTTCGCGGCCCTGGACGGGGAGACGGCCCTGGAGGACATCGCCAACGGCCCGCCGGACCTGATCCTGCTCGACATCATGATGCCGGGCCTGAATGGCTACGAGGTCTGCCGGCGACTGAAGGCGAATCCCCGGACCCGGGACATTCCGGTGATCTTCCTGTCTGCCCTCACCGGCGAAGACGATGAGGTCGCCGGCCTGAAGCTGGGAGCGGTGGACTACATTGCCAAGCCGTTCACGCCGGCTCTGGTACGGGCCCGGGTCCGCAATCACCTGGAGTTGAAGAAGCACCGGGACGGGCTGGCGGAGCTGGTCCGGGCACGGACCAGGGAGCTGGCTATCACCAAGGAGGTCACCATCGATGGCCTGGCAGCCCTGGCGGAATACCGGGATCCGGAGACCGGCGGCCACATCCAGCGGACGAAATACTATGTCCGGCTGCTGGCCGAGGCCTTGCGGCGGCAGCCACGGTTTCAGAAGGCGCTCGACGAGGAGTCCCTGGAGCTGCTCTACAAGTCAGCCCCCCTGCACGACATCGGCAAGGTGGGGGTGCCGGATCACATCCTGTTCAAGCCCGGGCCGTTGAGCGCCGAAGAGTTTACCGCCATGCAGAAGCACGCCGAATACGGCGCCAACGCCATCCGCCGCACCGAGGAGAAGCTGCCGGCCGACTCGTTTCTGGCCTTTGCCCGGCAGATCGCCCAGACCCACCACGAGCGGTGGGACGGCACCGGCTACCCGGGCGGGCTCAGGGGCGATGCCATCCCTTTGGGCGGCCGGCTGATGGCCCTGGCCGACGTCTACGACGCCCTGATCAGCCGGCGGGTGTACAAGGCTCCCTTGTCGCACCGCCGGGCGGTGGAGATCATCATCCAGGGCGACGGCCGCACCAGGCCCAGCCATTTCGATCCGGAGGTCTTGGCCGTCTTTGCCGAGCAGGAGGCGATGTTCCGCCAGATCGCCTTCGAGCACGCCGACTCCCAGGAGGAAAGAGAGACTCTTGGCTGCTGA